Proteins encoded in a region of the Augochlora pura isolate Apur16 chromosome 4, APUR_v2.2.1, whole genome shotgun sequence genome:
- the Hmt-1 gene encoding ABC transporter ATP-binding protein/permease Hmt-1, whose translation MNITMTYCPPNITFTEIWVDHGMSKCFMDTISTVAISLYLLIFGTIQLWMYRKYGTENAASLLPENKLYILQKFLLYFVPILSVLRIILQGTILDDKRVYGYMILTTVLNVIVYPYSVYLLKMERNTLLPSVPSRGNGIVLLGFWTLSFVVENLVFVNIEKLEWWFHLNTLSDQIEMALFVLRYVTKLVIFALGLKAPGLSGNFDPEYRTLPDGPTTRPRYYQGRPDDTSSPWKNAWYKVKVLAPFLWPKNSYMLQLRVAICFALLILGRLINVYVPIYNGKIADSITGHPRSFRWDFVLIYVGFKFLQGGGTGSMGALNNARSYLWIRIQQYTTREIEVELFRHLHSLSLRWHLGRKTGEVLKAMDRGTDSINNLLNYVLFSIVPTIVDIIVAVVFFISAFNKWFGLIVFTTMSLYIVATIMVTEWRTKYQRRMNLADNAQRAQSVDSLLNFETVKYYGAEAYEVDSFRKAIITFQAEEWMSMVTLNILNTLQNIIVCSGLLAGSLLCVHMVVNDQGLTLGDYVLFTTYIMQLYVPLNWFGTYYRAIQKNFIDMENMFDLLREDQEIIDAPSAGPLIVKNGQVEFSNVTFGYSPEKIILKNVSFIVPAGKSVALVGPSGAGKSTIVRLLFRFYDIDQGAILIDGQNIKTVKQDSLRRAIGVVPQDTVLFNNTIKYNIQYGRIEAVSADVIAAANSADIHERILTFPSGYETQVGERGLRLSGGEKQRIAIARTILKEPVIVLLDEATSALDTHTERNIQAALSRVCSNRTTIIIAHRLSTIIHVDEILVLKDGEIVERGKHEELISHNGIYYSMWQAQLQNDQDVAKLSSDVQSEANASTS comes from the exons atgaatattacaatGACTTACTGTCCTCCAAATATAACGTTTACTGAAATCTGGGTAGACCATGGAATGTCAAAATGTTTCATGGATACCATTAGTACTGTTGCAATTTCATTATATCTGTTGATTTTTGGTACAATACAATTATGGATGTACCGTAAATATGGAACAGAAAATGCTGCATCTTTGTTACCAGAAAATAAGCTTTATATTCTACAAAAGTTTCTCTTATATTTTGTTCCAATACTTAGTGTACTGAGAATAATCTTGCAAGGTACAATTTTAGATGATAAAAGGGTTTATGGTTATATG ATTCTTACAACagttttaaatgtaattgtgTATCCGTACTCTGTGTACCTATTAAAGATGGAAAGAAATACGTTGCTACCCAGTGTGCCATCACGTGGTAATGGGATTGTTTTGTTAGGTTTTTGGACCTTGTCATTTGTTGTTGAAAATcttgtttttgttaatattgagAAGCTGGAATGGTGGTTTCATCTTAACAC ATTGTCTGATCAAATCGAGATGGCACTGTTTGTTCTGCGTTATGTCACGAAATTGGTTATCTTTGCCTTAGGACTCAAAGCCCCGGGACTATCTGGTAACTTTGATCCAGAATATCGTACTTTACCAGATGGCCCAACTACACGGCCAAGATATTATCAAGGT AGACCCGACGATACATCTTCTCCATGGAAGAATGCTTGGTATAAGGTGAAAGTTTTAGCACCGTTTCTATGGCCTAAAAACAGCTACATGCTTCAACTGAGGGTTGCTATTTGTTTTGCGTTACTTATACTTGGacgtttaataaatgtatatgtcCCAATTTATAATGGAAAAATCGCGGACAGTATTACTGGTCATCCCAGATCATTCAG GTGGGATTtcgtattaatatatgtaGGATTCAAATTCTTGCAAGGAGGAGGTACAGGTTCCATGGGAGCACTTAATAATGCTAGATCGTATTTGTGGATACGAATACAACAGTACACTACTAGAGAAATTGAAGTGGAGTTGTTCAG acaTTTGCATAGTCTGAGTTTACGCTGGCATCTTGGGAGGAAAACCGGAGAAGTGTTAAAAGCTATGGATCGTGGGACGGATTCTATAAACAATCTTCTCAATTACGTTCTCTTTTCCATTGTACCGACAATCGTTGACATTATCGTAGCCGTTGTATTTTTCATAAGCGCATTTAACAAGTGGTTCGGATTAATCGTATTTACAACTATGAGTCTCTATATAG TCGCAACAATCATGGTTACCGAGTGGCGTACAAAGTACCAAAGACGCATGAACCTGGCAGATAATGCTCAGAGAGCACAAAGTGTTGACAGTCTACTCAATTTCGAGACAGTCAAATATTATGGAGCAGAAGCATATGAAGTGGATAGCTTTAGGAAAGCTATTATAACGTTCCAAGCAGAAGAATGGATGTCGATGGTtacgttaaatatattaaataccttacaaaatataatagtttgCAGTGGCCTGCTAGCTGGATCTTTACTTTGTGTACACATG gtTGTGAACGATCAAGGTTTAACACTTGGCGATTATGTCTTATTTACAACTTACATCATGCAACTTTACGTGCCATTAAATTGGTTTGGAACATATTACCG CGCGAtacaaaagaatttcattGACATGGAAAATATGTTTGACCTCCTCCGAGAAGACCAGGAAATAATCGATGCGCCAAGCGCAGGACCATTGATAGTAAAAAATGGTCAAGTGGAATTTTCGAATGTGACATTTGGTTACAGTcccgagaaaattattttgaagaatGTTAGCTTCATTGTACCGGCAGGGAAAAGCGTTGCTTTGGTTGGACCATCTGGAGCTGGAAAGTCGACTATAGTACGGTTATTGTTCAGGTTCTATGATATAGATCAAGGTGCGATATTGATCGACGGGCAGAATATAAAGACGGTAAAGCAGGATTCCTTACGACGAGCCATAGGTGTTGTACCTCAAGACACAGTGTTATTTAACaacactataaaatataatattcaatatggTCGTATTGAGGCTGTAAGCGCTGATGTAATTGCGGCAGCTAACAGTGCAGATATTCATGAACGGATTCTCACGTTTCCAAGTGGCTACGAAACACAG GTCGGCGAAAGAGGTCTTCGCTTGAGCGGTGGAGAAAAACAACGTATTGCTATCGCGcgaacaatattaaaagaacCAGTAATTGTACTTCTAGATGAAGCTACAAGTGCACTTGACACCCATACGGAGCGTAATATTCAAGCAGCGTTGAGTAGAGTGTGCTCAAATCGAACAACTATTATCATAGCGCACCGATTGTCCACGATAATACACGTCGATGAAATCCTTGTTTTGAAAGATGGAGAAATCGTAGAAAGAGGCAAACACGAAGAGCTTATTTCTCACAACGGAATATATTATTCCATGTGGCAAGCGCAGCTACAAAATGATCAAGATGTTGCTAAATTGTCGAGCGATGTTCAATCGGAGGCGAACGCATCAACAtcttaa